Within Cellulophaga sp. L1A9, the genomic segment AATAGCGAACAGAATATGAACGCTATTTATTTACCAAAATATAGAAGAGATAAACCTTTGTTTATCGGCTTTTTCAATACGGGAGCATATCAAGAATCTATAGGAGGTTATGGAGGGTTGCAGCATTGTTTAATACCGCAACCAAAACATATTCTTATAGACAGAGATGAAAATGGAAAATTAACAACCAAATTATTTAACGAACAACAAAAAGCAGAAGACCTGCTAAAAATTTTAGGCTATGACGACAACTAACAATTACGCGGGAATACCTGATAAGTATGCGCAATTGGAAACGGCAAAGGTGGTTTTAATACCAGTGCCATATGACGGAACAAGTACATGGAGAAAAGGAGCAGACAAAGGGCCAGAAGCCTTTTTAAAAGCCTCAGAAAACATGGAAATTTATGACATCGAAACAGATACTGAAGTATACCAACAAGGTATTTACTTGGCAGATGCTGTAACTGAAAACAGTTCACCAGAAGCTATGGTTGATGCAGTACATGCGGTAACTAAAGACTTTATCAAAAGAAATAAATTTGTAACTCTTTTTGGGGGAGAGCATTCTATTTCAATTGGTACTATTAGAGCCTTCAATGAATGCTTTAATAATTTAACCGTATTGCATATAGATGCCCATGCAGATTTGCGTGAGTCGTACGATGGTAGTAAATGTAACCATGCGTGTGCTGTTCATGAAGCTAGCCAAACTACAAACCTTATTCAAGTAGGTATCCGAAGCATGGATGCTATTGAAAAAAGTTTTATGGACGAAGAAAAAACATTCTTTGCACATGATATAATTAATGATGAATATTGGATGGATACCGTTATTGAGTTAATGACTGAAAACGTATTGATTACATTTGATTTAGATGCATTAGATCCTAGTATATTATCATCAACAGGGACTCCTGAACCAGGAGGATTATTTTGGTATGAAACTTTAGAATTTTTAAAGAGAGTTTTTAAAGAAAAAAATGTTGTTGGTTTTGATATTGTTGAACTTTGTCCTAATGAGGTTGATAAAACCTCTGATTTCTTAGCGGCTAAGTTGTATTATAAAATGTTAAGCTATAAATTTATGGGTGAAGCTGCAGATGAAGCCTACGATAACACGTATGATGTAGATTTGAAAGCAGGCACTACTAATAATTCAAAATTCGAAGATGACGAAGACTAAAGGACCAATTTCTAATTTTATTGAAAAGTATTACTTGCACTTTAATTCAGCAGCATTAGTAGATGCCGCTAAAGGGTATGAAGACCAATTAAACAATGGTGCTAAAATGTTAGTGTCACTAGCGGGTGCTATGAGTACTGCTGAAATTGGAAAAATATTTGCTGAGGTTATTCGTCAAGATAAAGTTCAGATTATTTCTTGTACTGGGGCAAACTTAGAAGAGGATATCATGAATTTGGTAGCGCATTCACATTATAAACGCGTTCCTAATTACCGTGATTTGACGCCTCAAGATGAGTGGGATTTATTAGAAAAAGGATTAAACCGTGTTACCGATACCTGCATTCCAGAGGAGGAAGCATTTAGAAGATTGCAAGAACATATCTTTAAAATCTGGAAAGATTCAGAAGATGCAGGTGAACGTTATTTGCCGCATGAATATATGTACAAAATGCTCCTTTCAGGTGTTCTTGAAGAGTATTATGAGATAGATTTGAAAGATTCTTGGATGTATGCAGCAGCAGAGAAAAATCTGCCGATCATCTGTCCGGGATGGGAAGATAGTACCATGGGGAACATCTTTGCTTCTTATGTTTTAAAAGGAGAATTAAAAGCAAGTACGATGAAATCTGGGATTGAGTACATGACGTTCTTAGCAGATTGGTATACTGATAATTCTGAGAATGGGATTGGTTTCTTTCAAATAGGTGGAGGTATCGCAGGAGATTTTCCAATTTGTGTAGTGCCAATGTTATATCAAGATATGGAACGTACAGGAACTCCTTTCTGGAGTTATTTCTGTCAGATTAGTGACTCTACCACAAGTTATGGTTCGTATTCAGGTGCAGTGCCAAACGAAAAAATA encodes:
- a CDS encoding deoxyhypusine synthase family protein; protein product: MTKTKGPISNFIEKYYLHFNSAALVDAAKGYEDQLNNGAKMLVSLAGAMSTAEIGKIFAEVIRQDKVQIISCTGANLEEDIMNLVAHSHYKRVPNYRDLTPQDEWDLLEKGLNRVTDTCIPEEEAFRRLQEHIFKIWKDSEDAGERYLPHEYMYKMLLSGVLEEYYEIDLKDSWMYAAAEKNLPIICPGWEDSTMGNIFASYVLKGELKASTMKSGIEYMTFLADWYTDNSENGIGFFQIGGGIAGDFPICVVPMLYQDMERTGTPFWSYFCQISDSTTSYGSYSGAVPNEKITWGKLDINTPKFIIESDATIVAPLIFAYLLDQ
- the speB gene encoding agmatinase — protein: MTTTNNYAGIPDKYAQLETAKVVLIPVPYDGTSTWRKGADKGPEAFLKASENMEIYDIETDTEVYQQGIYLADAVTENSSPEAMVDAVHAVTKDFIKRNKFVTLFGGEHSISIGTIRAFNECFNNLTVLHIDAHADLRESYDGSKCNHACAVHEASQTTNLIQVGIRSMDAIEKSFMDEEKTFFAHDIINDEYWMDTVIELMTENVLITFDLDALDPSILSSTGTPEPGGLFWYETLEFLKRVFKEKNVVGFDIVELCPNEVDKTSDFLAAKLYYKMLSYKFMGEAADEAYDNTYDVDLKAGTTNNSKFEDDED